In Niallia sp. FSL W8-0635, one genomic interval encodes:
- a CDS encoding TetR/AcrR family transcriptional regulator, with product MKKGNNKKEAILTTATKLFQLQGFHATGLNQIIDESGAPKGSLYYHFPNGKEEIALAAIKRMRELVVEKMKADLYGGDTPVSAFQEHVNSIANEFDQMGCSALEGLQISLIASETALTHETLRLACDATFTDWQALYTNRLEDFGFEKELAKELGITLNAMIEGGCMLALTNKSSNPLRCISNQIAVLLKQ from the coding sequence ATGAAAAAAGGCAACAATAAAAAGGAAGCAATTTTAACTACTGCGACGAAGCTGTTTCAACTTCAAGGATTTCACGCTACTGGGCTTAATCAAATAATTGATGAGAGTGGTGCACCAAAAGGCTCTTTATATTATCACTTTCCTAATGGGAAGGAAGAAATTGCTTTAGCAGCAATTAAGCGAATGCGGGAACTAGTCGTGGAGAAAATGAAAGCAGACTTATATGGCGGGGACACACCAGTGTCTGCATTTCAAGAACATGTTAATTCGATTGCAAATGAATTTGATCAAATGGGATGTAGTGCACTTGAAGGCTTGCAAATTAGTCTGATTGCTTCTGAAACAGCGTTGACTCATGAAACGCTGCGCTTGGCATGCGATGCTACTTTTACCGATTGGCAGGCGCTTTATACCAATCGGCTAGAGGATTTTGGCTTTGAAAAAGAGCTGGCAAAAGAGTTGGGTATTACGTTAAATGCAATGATAGAAGGTGGATGCATGCTTGCTCTAACGAATAAGAGTAGTAATCCGCTTCGTTGCATTTCGAACCAAATAGCAGTGCTGTTAAAACAGTAG
- a CDS encoding SDR family oxidoreductase encodes MTHLKDKVAIITGASRGIGSSIAEELAQLGAKVIINYANSVEKAQEVVATIVKNGGVAVAVQADVSKIKEVERLFTESLHHFGKIDILVNNAGIMHTVPLNDVTEEEFDLHFSINVKGTYFACQQALKHMEPNGKIVNFSTSVAGMMFPGYSLYAATKGAVEQITRQLSKEFGPKNIAINTISPGPTNTELFMNGKSAEQLDNLKRLNAFGRFGETDDIAKVVAFLVSDDARWITGQTIRVNGGMV; translated from the coding sequence ATGACTCACTTAAAAGACAAAGTTGCCATTATTACTGGTGCATCCAGAGGAATAGGTAGCAGTATAGCAGAAGAACTGGCTCAACTAGGAGCTAAGGTGATTATTAATTATGCAAATAGTGTTGAGAAAGCACAGGAAGTTGTCGCAACAATCGTGAAAAACGGTGGAGTAGCAGTAGCTGTTCAAGCAGATGTCAGCAAAATCAAAGAGGTGGAACGTTTATTTACAGAAAGTCTTCATCATTTCGGAAAAATAGACATTTTAGTAAATAATGCAGGAATTATGCATACTGTCCCTTTAAATGACGTTACAGAAGAAGAATTTGATCTCCATTTCTCTATCAATGTGAAAGGCACTTATTTTGCATGCCAGCAGGCTCTTAAACATATGGAGCCAAATGGAAAAATCGTTAATTTCTCCACCTCTGTAGCTGGGATGATGTTCCCTGGATACAGCCTGTATGCTGCAACAAAAGGGGCTGTTGAACAGATAACAAGACAGCTATCGAAGGAATTTGGGCCAAAAAATATTGCAATAAATACTATTTCACCTGGTCCTACAAACACAGAGTTATTTATGAATGGCAAAAGTGCTGAACAATTAGACAACCTAAAAAGGCTTAATGCATTTGGTCGTTTTGGCGAAACAGATGATATTGCCAAAGTTGTCGCCTTCCTAGTAAGCGATGACGCTCGCTGGATTACTGGACAGACAATTCGTGTAAATGGTGGAATGGTTTAA
- a CDS encoding YesL family protein, which translates to MNRLMNGIYMRRLTKVANLLYLSILWTVFSLPIITIGASTAALYYAAHHAVREDEGYIFQQFWKAMKNSFKQATITWLFFATAISVFYYNSLFLGAKANGSVVTIIGQTMFLLFIPLACCCFIYAISYIARFQSPLKIVWKNAAILAISHLPKSLFLLILLMLFVFSIWLLPILVVILPAFFSYMISRYMENIFSSYLQEKE; encoded by the coding sequence ATGAACAGATTAATGAATGGAATATATATGAGAAGATTGACAAAGGTAGCCAATTTATTATATTTAAGTATTCTATGGACAGTATTCTCGTTACCTATCATTACGATTGGGGCTTCAACGGCTGCATTGTATTATGCAGCCCATCATGCTGTTAGAGAGGATGAGGGATATATATTTCAGCAGTTTTGGAAAGCGATGAAAAATAGCTTTAAACAGGCTACTATTACTTGGTTATTTTTTGCAACTGCCATTTCTGTGTTTTATTACAATAGCCTGTTTTTAGGGGCAAAAGCAAATGGAAGTGTTGTAACTATAATAGGGCAAACCATGTTTCTTCTTTTTATCCCTTTGGCATGTTGTTGCTTTATCTATGCTATCTCCTATATAGCGAGGTTTCAATCCCCATTAAAAATTGTTTGGAAAAATGCAGCCATTTTAGCCATTAGCCATTTGCCTAAATCTTTATTTCTATTAATACTTCTTATGTTATTCGTATTTAGTATATGGTTATTACCAATATTAGTTGTAATCCTTCCTGCTTTTTTCTCCTATATGATAAGTCGCTATATGGAAAATATATTTTCTAGTTATTTACAAGAGAAAGAATAG
- a CDS encoding glycoside hydrolase family 43 protein, which produces MQTFQNPILKGFSPDPSICVVGDNYYLVTSTFSYFPGVPIYHSKDLVNWELIGNILDRKSQLPLSDVTHSQGIFAPSIRYNNGTFYMITTNVPKGGNFIVTATDPRGPWSDPYYLEGAEGIDPSLFFDTDGKCYYVGTRPNPKGVRYNGDWEVWLQELDPNSMKLIGVSTKLWKGALRDAIWPEGPHLYKRNGYYYLMIAEGGTSFEHCVTIARSEKIDGPYIGNPCNPILTHRHLGRDYPICNVGHGDLVETPDGLWYMTCLASRIFDGHSNLGRETFLAEVVWENDWPVVNPGLGRLAQEQMHKLPPFPLETVNTRIPFEQPLDKRLLFLRNPDIEKYVFNEKDGWLRMYASSHTIADIASPSYIGVRQQSMWYTLKTKLNFIPQQNGDEAGLVILQNDRYSIRFVSGLFEGKRELRVITNYNGEDKLENRIVEDSSNLILKIHGDCQNLHFYYSQEDGKDIEVAKNIDAHILSTEVAGGFVGCTMGVYVTSKSELINSCYADFQWLEQVNEEVEFAYNRKGETV; this is translated from the coding sequence GTGCAGACTTTTCAGAATCCAATTTTAAAAGGATTTTCGCCAGATCCATCTATTTGTGTAGTTGGAGACAATTATTATTTGGTCACTTCTACTTTTTCTTATTTTCCTGGTGTGCCGATTTATCATAGTAAGGACCTTGTTAACTGGGAGTTAATCGGAAATATACTGGACCGAAAATCGCAGCTTCCTCTATCAGATGTTACACATTCTCAAGGGATATTTGCCCCATCCATTAGATACAATAATGGAACTTTCTATATGATAACTACGAATGTTCCAAAGGGTGGAAATTTTATTGTGACAGCAACAGATCCAAGAGGACCTTGGTCAGATCCTTATTATTTAGAAGGAGCAGAAGGAATCGATCCAAGTCTATTCTTTGATACAGATGGAAAATGCTATTATGTGGGGACAAGACCTAATCCAAAAGGTGTTCGATACAATGGAGATTGGGAGGTGTGGTTACAGGAATTAGATCCAAACTCTATGAAGTTGATAGGGGTTAGTACAAAACTTTGGAAAGGCGCTCTAAGAGATGCAATATGGCCAGAAGGACCACATTTATATAAGCGGAATGGATATTATTATTTAATGATTGCAGAAGGCGGCACTTCATTTGAACATTGTGTCACGATTGCAAGAAGTGAGAAAATTGATGGTCCTTATATAGGAAATCCATGTAATCCTATTCTTACACATAGACATCTTGGGCGTGATTATCCTATATGTAACGTTGGGCATGGCGACTTAGTGGAGACACCAGATGGGCTATGGTATATGACTTGTCTTGCAAGCCGTATTTTTGATGGGCACAGCAACTTAGGAAGAGAGACATTTCTAGCAGAAGTAGTCTGGGAGAATGATTGGCCAGTTGTTAATCCAGGTTTAGGAAGGTTAGCGCAAGAGCAGATGCACAAGCTGCCACCTTTTCCATTAGAAACGGTAAATACCCGAATTCCGTTCGAGCAACCTTTAGATAAGCGATTATTATTTTTAAGAAATCCTGATATAGAAAAGTATGTTTTTAATGAAAAAGACGGTTGGTTAAGAATGTACGCTTCATCGCATACGATCGCAGATATTGCATCTCCTTCTTATATAGGTGTTAGGCAACAATCCATGTGGTATACGCTTAAAACAAAGCTGAATTTTATTCCTCAACAAAATGGGGATGAAGCTGGGCTTGTTATTCTTCAAAATGATCGTTACTCTATTCGCTTTGTATCGGGATTATTTGAAGGGAAAAGAGAACTGAGAGTGATAACAAATTATAATGGGGAAGATAAGCTGGAAAATCGTATAGTAGAGGATTCTAGTAATCTAATTTTGAAAATACATGGAGATTGTCAAAATCTACATTTCTATTATTCACAAGAAGATGGAAAGGATATAGAAGTGGCGAAGAATATAGACGCACATATCTTAAGTACGGAGGTAGCAGGGGGATTTGTTGGATGTACAATGGGAGTTTATGTAACTAGTAAATCGGAATTAATAAACAGTTGTTATGCAGACTTTCAATGGTTGGAGCAAGTAAATGAGGAAGTAGAATTTGCATATAACAGAAAAGGTGAAACTGTATGA
- a CDS encoding sensor histidine kinase has protein sequence MEGWEKNLLALLLNNIKIKKKMFLIYLLAVVIPIVLTNLVIIHSIRENENIQKNKSMEITIERLKYHLNESLNEITEVSNYISRDLNINEFLQKKYKDNVDYYSDYISLVQGNIINNFYVSQALESIEIYTTNPTIINGGVFWDLRAVENTNWYKIYKENNQNMILYPYYEENKQFPPKLESNRTISFIRELPNGSNGYQSIVKININYYRLLANIKNEDISNNIVIAYNDQVIFSNHGSEKKNTIFRKLESNEKSRFNLSDSFLAINDRWDIYISNNQTNIFDLIENKKTVLLVLIIFNFLFPTLVILLINKSFQDRIALTEQHLLKVEKGIFERININQGKDEIGDLIRSYNFMVIKIDELLGEVYKKEREQQKIELAKTKAELNALQSQVNPHFLYNTLDSIRMRNLLNGDRESATVINELAQLFRRMTKWSDSYFVTVEEELAYVQRYLNIQKYRFVDRLNFSIYVEEECKTYYIPKMLILTFVENACIHGIEKKKNGGEISIIVSTQKDAIYMEILDSGVGMDAKRLMEIREVLEKKDLTTSNWEESTGILNAYLRLKMHYQEEGELEIESQNYTGTEVYIKLPII, from the coding sequence TTGGAAGGATGGGAAAAGAACTTGCTTGCTTTGCTTCTGAATAACATCAAAATAAAGAAAAAAATGTTCCTAATCTATCTATTAGCTGTAGTGATTCCTATCGTTCTTACCAATTTAGTCATTATTCATTCCATTCGAGAAAATGAGAATATCCAAAAAAATAAATCGATGGAAATTACGATAGAACGGCTGAAGTATCATCTTAATGAGAGTTTAAACGAAATTACGGAAGTATCCAATTATATTAGTAGAGATTTAAATATCAATGAATTTCTTCAAAAAAAGTATAAGGATAATGTAGATTATTATAGTGACTATATTTCGCTTGTTCAAGGAAATATCATTAATAATTTTTATGTATCGCAAGCTTTGGAAAGCATAGAAATATATACTACTAATCCAACTATTATTAACGGCGGGGTTTTTTGGGATTTGCGAGCGGTCGAGAATACGAATTGGTATAAAATTTACAAAGAGAATAATCAGAATATGATTTTATATCCTTATTATGAAGAGAATAAGCAGTTCCCTCCAAAGCTAGAATCGAATCGAACGATCAGTTTTATAAGAGAATTGCCAAATGGAAGCAATGGATATCAAAGTATTGTAAAAATAAATATTAATTATTATCGATTATTGGCAAATATCAAAAATGAAGATATAAGTAATAATATTGTAATAGCATATAATGATCAGGTTATTTTTAGTAATCATGGTTCGGAGAAGAAGAATACCATATTCCGTAAATTAGAATCAAATGAAAAATCCAGATTTAATCTTTCTGACTCTTTTCTAGCAATCAATGATCGTTGGGATATTTATATATCTAATAACCAAACTAATATTTTTGATTTAATTGAAAACAAGAAAACCGTACTCCTTGTATTAATCATCTTTAATTTTCTATTTCCCACACTTGTTATTTTACTTATTAATAAGTCTTTTCAAGATAGAATCGCTCTAACAGAGCAACATTTATTAAAAGTAGAGAAGGGGATATTCGAAAGAATCAATATCAATCAAGGAAAAGATGAAATAGGTGATTTAATAAGAAGCTATAATTTCATGGTGATAAAGATCGATGAATTATTGGGTGAAGTGTACAAAAAAGAAAGAGAACAGCAGAAAATAGAACTAGCAAAAACGAAAGCAGAGTTAAACGCACTTCAAAGTCAAGTGAATCCACATTTTCTTTATAATACTTTAGATAGTATTCGAATGAGGAACTTATTAAATGGTGATAGAGAAAGTGCAACAGTTATTAATGAATTAGCACAGTTATTTAGAAGAATGACCAAATGGAGCGACTCTTATTTTGTCACTGTAGAGGAAGAATTAGCGTATGTCCAAAGATACTTGAATATTCAAAAATACCGTTTTGTAGATAGATTAAACTTTTCTATCTATGTGGAAGAGGAATGCAAGACGTATTATATTCCAAAAATGCTGATCTTAACTTTTGTAGAGAATGCCTGTATTCATGGGATAGAGAAAAAGAAAAACGGAGGGGAGATTAGTATTATTGTCTCTACACAAAAAGATGCTATTTATATGGAGATTTTAGATAGTGGTGTTGGGATGGATGCAAAGAGATTAATGGAGATAAGAGAAGTCCTAGAGAAAAAGGATTTAACAACATCCAATTGGGAAGAAAGCACAGGAATCTTAAATGCCTATTTACGATTAAAAATGCATTATCAAGAGGAGGGGGAATTAGAAATTGAAAGTCAGAATTACACGGGAACAGAAGTGTACATTAAGTTGCCGATTATATAG
- a CDS encoding AraC family transcriptional regulator, which produces MKNRGGFMGEQQTKLMNLIEKNIKNDGTHETKIDHLSIIRASTLTEPLHSIIEPSVCFIVQGAKIVMLGEEIFRYDSSQYLITSVHLPIRGKITEATKENPYYCIRLGFTTEQILEVVTSQREEDSLPPKRAMLVNKTTPDMTAALIRLLKLLDSPQDISALAPLYQKEILYRILQNEDGNQMKQYAILGSHSQTIKEVIQVINDNYAKPLRIEELAKSVNMSLSSFHHYFKLITGMSPLQFQKMIRLQEARRLLLSEGLEAAEAAFQVGYESPSQFSREYSKVFGLPPKSDVKQVQENLSKRKPVYLDSK; this is translated from the coding sequence ATGAAAAATCGAGGTGGATTTATGGGAGAGCAACAAACTAAGTTAATGAATCTAATAGAAAAGAATATTAAAAACGATGGTACACATGAAACGAAGATTGACCATTTAAGCATTATTCGTGCTTCTACCTTAACAGAGCCGCTGCATTCCATTATAGAGCCATCTGTTTGTTTCATTGTGCAAGGGGCAAAAATAGTTATGCTTGGTGAGGAAATATTTCGTTATGATTCCAGTCAGTATCTTATTACATCTGTTCATTTGCCTATTAGAGGAAAAATTACAGAGGCTACGAAAGAAAATCCATATTATTGTATAAGACTTGGGTTTACGACAGAGCAGATTTTAGAAGTAGTCACGAGTCAGAGGGAAGAAGACTCACTTCCGCCTAAAAGGGCAATGCTAGTAAATAAAACTACCCCAGACATGACAGCTGCGTTAATTAGATTGCTGAAGCTGCTTGACTCACCACAAGATATTTCTGCTCTTGCCCCACTCTATCAAAAGGAAATTTTATACCGTATTTTGCAAAATGAGGATGGTAATCAGATGAAACAATATGCTATCTTAGGAAGTCATTCTCAAACCATAAAAGAGGTAATACAAGTGATTAATGATAACTATGCGAAGCCGCTTCGCATAGAGGAATTAGCTAAATCTGTAAATATGAGCCTTTCTTCTTTTCATCATTATTTTAAATTAATTACAGGAATGTCCCCTTTGCAGTTTCAGAAAATGATTCGATTGCAGGAAGCGCGTAGGTTATTGTTGTCTGAAGGATTAGAAGCTGCTGAAGCAGCCTTTCAGGTTGGCTATGAAAGTCCATCTCAGTTTAGTAGAGAATACAGCAAAGTGTTTGGGCTACCACCAAAAAGTGATGTAAAGCAAGTGCAAGAAAATCTTAGTAAAAGAAAACCTGTCTATTTGGATTCCAAATAG
- a CDS encoding DHA2 family efflux MFS transporter permease subunit has protein sequence MDIPAKGEAMGKSEFKTIPIIASFLIAGFVGLFSETALNMALNTIITDFAIKETTVQWLTTGFLLTLGILVPVSGLILQWFTTRQLFITSLIFSISGTIIGAIAPTFAVLMIARIVQAVGTALLLPLMFNTILVLIPPHNRGKVMGMMGLVISFAPAVGPTISGLILRSLTWHWIFWVSLPLLIVALIFGIVFMQNVTTPTKPKIDILSIILSTIGFGGIVYGFSNAGEGGGWGSPVVILSIGIGLVALIVFAIRQVKMKQPMMNLSAFKYPMFVLGLLLLVIIMMVMLSSMILLPLYLQNVLALSTFTAGLLLLPGGLINGFLSPIMGSLFDKFGPKWLVIPGLALATLSLFGFSTIDIDTSSGFIIALLIVLMIGVSMVMMPAQTNGLNQLPPELYPHGTAIMNTLQQVGGAIGTAIAISLLTTGSSNYLSNGADMTNPLTPLLAFTAGVQKSFSFAIIVAIIGFVLSFFIKRVKVDHPSH, from the coding sequence ATGGATATTCCCGCTAAAGGCGAGGCAATGGGAAAAAGTGAGTTTAAGACGATTCCTATTATCGCATCTTTTTTAATTGCGGGCTTTGTTGGATTATTTAGTGAAACGGCACTGAATATGGCATTAAATACAATTATTACAGATTTTGCAATTAAAGAAACAACCGTACAATGGTTAACAACGGGATTTTTATTAACGCTTGGTATATTAGTTCCTGTATCTGGACTTATTTTACAATGGTTTACAACAAGGCAGTTATTTATTACTTCTCTTATCTTTTCCATTTCGGGGACGATAATAGGAGCAATTGCACCGACATTTGCTGTATTAATGATTGCTCGTATCGTTCAGGCAGTTGGAACAGCACTTTTATTACCGCTAATGTTTAACACAATTCTCGTATTAATTCCACCACATAATCGTGGAAAAGTAATGGGGATGATGGGGCTAGTAATTAGTTTTGCACCTGCGGTTGGACCAACCATTTCTGGTTTAATTCTTCGCTCTCTTACTTGGCATTGGATATTCTGGGTTTCCCTGCCATTATTAATTGTTGCACTTATTTTTGGTATTGTATTTATGCAAAATGTAACGACACCTACGAAGCCGAAGATAGATATCTTATCGATTATTCTATCGACGATTGGATTTGGTGGAATTGTTTATGGATTCAGTAATGCTGGAGAAGGCGGAGGCTGGGGAAGTCCAGTAGTAATTCTTTCTATAGGAATTGGACTTGTTGCTTTAATCGTTTTCGCTATCCGTCAAGTGAAAATGAAACAGCCGATGATGAATTTAAGTGCTTTTAAATACCCAATGTTTGTATTGGGACTATTACTTCTTGTGATTATTATGATGGTAATGCTTTCGTCCATGATCCTATTACCACTGTATTTACAAAACGTTCTAGCTTTAAGCACGTTTACAGCAGGATTACTACTATTGCCAGGTGGATTAATCAATGGATTCTTATCTCCTATTATGGGAAGCCTTTTTGATAAGTTTGGACCTAAATGGCTAGTTATTCCGGGTCTTGCGCTAGCAACTCTTTCCTTATTTGGATTCTCAACCATTGATATTGATACATCATCTGGTTTCATTATTGCTCTTCTGATTGTATTAATGATTGGAGTATCCATGGTAATGATGCCGGCACAAACAAATGGTCTCAACCAATTGCCGCCAGAATTGTATCCACATGGAACAGCGATTATGAATACATTGCAACAAGTCGGTGGTGCGATAGGAACGGCGATTGCGATTTCTTTATTAACTACCGGTTCAAGCAATTATTTAAGTAATGGTGCGGATATGACCAATCCATTAACTCCGTTGCTTGCTTTTACAGCAGGTGTTCAAAAATCATTTAGCTTTGCGATTATCGTTGCGATAATTGGCTTTGTTCTATCTTTCTTTATTAAACGTGTGAAAGTAGATCATCCATCACATTAA
- a CDS encoding NAD(P)H-dependent oxidoreductase — protein sequence MRNKEELKKEILDAYHFRHATKEFDPEKKVSESDMEFILETGRLSPSSFGTEPWKFLVIENPDLLDKIKQSSWGAYTKIPAASHFVILLARTKLDTAYDSAYLKEQFTNVSKLPDEVIPKMIERIEEFQKDDFHLDTDRALFDWASKQTYIALGNMMTAAAQIGIDSCPIEGFNMEKMNQLLDAEDLLEDGHLGVSVMVAFGYRAKEPYPKTRREFDDVVKRV from the coding sequence ATGCGTAATAAAGAAGAGTTAAAAAAAGAAATTCTTGATGCTTATCATTTTCGGCATGCTACAAAGGAATTTGATCCGGAGAAGAAGGTCTCAGAGAGTGACATGGAGTTTATTTTAGAAACGGGGAGACTATCTCCGAGCTCCTTTGGGACAGAGCCTTGGAAGTTTCTAGTGATTGAAAATCCAGACTTGCTAGATAAAATTAAACAATCTTCTTGGGGAGCTTATACAAAAATTCCAGCAGCAAGCCATTTTGTTATTTTATTAGCTAGGACAAAATTAGATACAGCCTATGATTCTGCCTATTTAAAAGAGCAGTTTACTAATGTATCTAAGCTTCCTGATGAAGTGATTCCAAAAATGATTGAACGTATCGAAGAATTCCAAAAGGACGATTTCCACTTAGACACCGACCGTGCTTTATTTGACTGGGCTTCGAAGCAAACGTATATAGCGCTTGGAAATATGATGACTGCTGCTGCCCAAATCGGCATCGATTCTTGTCCAATTGAAGGCTTTAATATGGAGAAAATGAATCAACTATTAGATGCAGAAGACCTTTTAGAAGATGGCCATTTAGGAGTTTCGGTAATGGTTGCATTCGGTTATCGTGCGAAAGAGCCCTATCCAAAAACACGCAGGGAATTTGATGATGTGGTCAAGCGGGTATAA
- a CDS encoding response regulator: MLKVLIVDDEPYIREGIKVMIDWGNYGFEICYEAGNGEDALQIIRDYEVDIVFTDIKMPVMGGLELIKQVKQNVDKEIRFVILSGYYEFEYAKKAIQYRVTDYLLKPIQEEELIDLLETINKRFIVLKRKEKEEEKKNKAIIDYHLKNILYDKFTSKDIEFIKGKYGKFKNYTFINIDVVQGNKQESVTIDEKKEWRNVLYKVIEKMVQEENFIILYDIENTNMEYSVSVVWQCNRSEVYRANYIEKLQRSLLREVPFKVKMYIGNTVEKIEEITDSYNKVVLGKEYEYFYCADKSIIYCDNIPAFTIEQYHLSQKTINQYIDSISENNEKKINVIVKEIYDEFHRKCLHPQLIKNNLTLLIYQLTDLWNKNNNPNFSYDESLLFIHDQKNILSGKISMDEFLTYSLHFANYLYSIKNYSSKDILVKIESDIEERYMEKLSLRKLGDKYNINSVYLGQLFSKKYGVAFKDYLNEYRIEKACQLLEQTDDRIYQIATNIGFQNPDYFIKKFLQVKQVTPRKYRLMSRNIKEA, from the coding sequence ATGTTAAAAGTCCTTATTGTTGATGATGAACCATATATTCGGGAGGGAATTAAAGTCATGATTGACTGGGGAAACTATGGTTTTGAAATTTGTTATGAAGCCGGAAATGGAGAAGATGCTCTTCAAATTATTCGAGACTATGAAGTTGACATTGTTTTTACTGACATAAAAATGCCTGTAATGGGCGGACTAGAACTAATTAAACAGGTAAAGCAGAACGTCGATAAGGAAATAAGATTTGTAATCTTAAGTGGATATTATGAATTTGAATATGCGAAGAAAGCTATTCAATATAGGGTCACTGATTACTTGTTAAAGCCAATACAGGAAGAGGAGTTAATCGATTTATTAGAAACCATTAACAAACGATTTATAGTACTAAAGAGAAAAGAAAAAGAGGAAGAAAAAAAGAACAAGGCAATTATTGATTATCATTTAAAAAATATTTTATATGATAAATTTACTTCAAAGGATATCGAGTTTATCAAAGGAAAGTATGGAAAATTTAAAAACTATACCTTCATTAATATAGATGTTGTACAAGGAAATAAGCAGGAAAGTGTTACGATAGATGAAAAGAAGGAATGGAGAAATGTGCTGTATAAAGTAATAGAAAAAATGGTGCAGGAAGAGAATTTTATTATTCTTTATGATATAGAAAATACAAATATGGAATACTCGGTAAGTGTTGTATGGCAATGCAATCGTTCGGAGGTTTATAGAGCGAATTATATAGAGAAGCTACAAAGAAGTTTACTTAGAGAAGTTCCGTTCAAGGTGAAAATGTATATCGGAAATACAGTAGAGAAAATAGAAGAAATAACTGATTCCTATAATAAAGTAGTTTTAGGAAAAGAATATGAATATTTTTACTGTGCAGATAAATCAATAATCTATTGTGATAATATACCGGCATTTACTATAGAGCAATATCACTTATCTCAAAAAACAATAAATCAATATATCGATAGTATTTCAGAAAATAATGAGAAAAAAATAAACGTTATCGTTAAAGAAATATACGATGAATTTCATCGGAAATGTTTGCACCCTCAACTAATAAAAAACAATCTTACTCTTTTGATTTATCAATTAACAGACTTATGGAATAAGAATAATAACCCGAATTTTTCTTATGATGAATCCCTCCTGTTTATTCATGATCAGAAGAATATTTTATCTGGAAAAATTTCGATGGATGAGTTTTTAACGTATTCCTTACATTTCGCAAACTATTTATATAGTATCAAGAATTATTCATCAAAAGACATTTTAGTTAAAATTGAAAGTGACATTGAAGAGCGCTATATGGAAAAATTGAGTTTGAGAAAATTAGGAGATAAATATAATATAAATAGTGTATATTTAGGCCAATTATTCAGTAAAAAATATGGGGTAGCGTTTAAAGACTACTTAAACGAATATAGGATAGAAAAGGCATGTCAGCTTTTAGAACAAACGGATGATCGGATTTATCAAATAGCTACGAATATAGGATTTCAGAATCCTGACTACTTTATAAAAAAGTTCCTACAGGTTAAGCAAGTGACACCTAGAAAATATCGTCTTATGTCTAGAAATATAAAGGAAGCGTGA